Proteins from a genomic interval of Longimicrobium sp.:
- a CDS encoding Xaa-Pro dipeptidyl-peptidase, which yields MTEILLRRAGIAAALTLACGACAGAPQVPASTPPAPVSTSSAPASTPPAAQQGARPVFANGMAQVVPAFAEASQWIRQNLWVETEFDSDGDGRRDRVHVGVTRPRQTETEGLKVPVVYGSSPYYAGVARTFAFWNVRQELGEPSPPRGAMRGPPHDSTRTRISNQLVGTWVPRGFAVVHSDAPGTGRSQGCVTIGDTPERTAMKSVIDWLNGRAKGYSTPNGTAEVSATSWSTGKVGMIGTSYEGTLPLAAATTGVAGLEVVVPVAANTSYYHYYRSNGLVRSPGGYLGEDVDVLYDFVASGPPATRATCDRTVKGGVFAAGQDRATGDFNEFWASRELLPHVRNIRAAVLLAHGLNDYNVMPSHSVRIYDEMKARGLPVSLYLHQGGHGGDPPAEMVNRWFTHYLYGVDNGVRNDPPVWIVSSTAARPSGRGAMPAPVPFASFPAPGSEPVRLYPTPGGNGIAPLALRPSRGTESITDDAAVSGSANASAARSTHRLLFATAPLTDSLRISGTPRVTLRVAVDGPAANLTVWMVTLPYDSAAIGDASRVGVVTRGWADIQNHASLTRGGVYASTRPGERLVPGRFYDLTFDLEPDDQVIPAGRQLAVMILSSDPEFTLSPRAGARLTVDLAGTSFTVPVVGGGAALTRAGGVRTNP from the coding sequence AGCACCTCGTCCGCGCCGGCGAGCACTCCGCCCGCGGCGCAGCAGGGCGCCCGCCCCGTGTTCGCGAACGGCATGGCGCAGGTCGTTCCGGCGTTCGCCGAGGCCTCGCAGTGGATTCGCCAGAACCTGTGGGTAGAAACGGAGTTCGACTCCGACGGGGATGGCCGCCGGGATCGCGTGCACGTGGGGGTGACGCGGCCGCGCCAGACGGAAACCGAGGGGCTGAAGGTGCCGGTGGTGTACGGGTCCAGCCCGTACTACGCCGGCGTCGCGCGCACCTTCGCGTTCTGGAACGTGCGGCAGGAGCTAGGCGAGCCCTCGCCGCCGCGCGGCGCCATGCGCGGCCCCCCGCACGATTCCACGCGCACGCGCATCTCCAACCAGCTGGTGGGCACGTGGGTGCCGCGCGGCTTTGCCGTGGTGCACTCCGATGCGCCGGGGACGGGGCGGTCGCAGGGATGCGTGACGATCGGCGACACGCCGGAGCGCACGGCGATGAAGTCCGTCATCGACTGGCTGAATGGACGCGCGAAGGGCTATTCGACGCCGAACGGCACCGCTGAGGTGTCGGCGACGTCGTGGTCGACGGGTAAGGTGGGGATGATCGGCACGTCGTACGAGGGTACGCTGCCGCTCGCCGCAGCGACGACGGGGGTGGCGGGGCTCGAGGTGGTGGTCCCCGTGGCCGCGAACACCTCGTACTACCACTACTACCGATCCAACGGGCTGGTGCGGTCGCCGGGCGGGTACCTGGGCGAGGACGTGGACGTGCTCTACGACTTCGTGGCCAGCGGCCCGCCGGCCACGCGCGCCACCTGCGACCGCACCGTCAAGGGCGGCGTCTTCGCCGCGGGGCAGGACCGCGCCACCGGTGACTTCAACGAGTTCTGGGCCTCGCGCGAGCTGCTGCCGCACGTAAGGAACATCCGGGCGGCGGTGCTGCTGGCGCACGGGCTGAACGACTACAACGTGATGCCGTCGCACAGCGTGCGGATCTACGACGAGATGAAGGCGCGCGGCCTCCCCGTCTCGCTGTACCTTCACCAGGGCGGCCACGGCGGCGATCCGCCCGCGGAGATGGTGAACCGCTGGTTCACGCACTACCTGTACGGCGTGGACAACGGCGTCCGCAACGATCCGCCGGTCTGGATCGTCTCCAGCACCGCCGCGCGTCCGTCGGGGCGTGGGGCAATGCCGGCGCCAGTTCCGTTCGCGTCGTTCCCGGCGCCGGGATCGGAGCCGGTGCGGCTCTATCCCACTCCCGGCGGCAACGGCATCGCCCCGCTCGCCCTCCGCCCGTCTCGCGGCACCGAGTCCATCACCGACGACGCGGCCGTCAGCGGAAGCGCCAACGCAAGCGCAGCCCGCTCCACCCATCGCCTGCTCTTCGCCACGGCGCCGCTCACCGATTCGCTGCGCATCTCCGGAACGCCGCGCGTCACGCTGCGCGTCGCCGTCGACGGCCCCGCGGCGAACCTCACCGTGTGGATGGTGACGCTTCCCTATGACTCGGCTGCGATCGGCGACGCCAGCCGCGTGGGCGTCGTCACGCGCGGGTGGGCCGACATCCAGAACCATGCGTCGCTCACGCGCGGCGGCGTGTACGCGTCGACGCGGCCCGGCGAGCGGCTGGTCCCGGGGCGGTTCTACGACCTGACCTTCGACCTGGAGCCGGACGACCAGGTGATCCCCGCGGGGAGGCAGCTCGCGGTCATGATCCTATCGAGCGACCCCGAGTTCACCCTTTCGCCCCGCGCCGGAGCGAGGCTGACGGTGGACCTGGCGGGAACGTCGTTCACGGTGCCCGTGGTGGGCGGCGGCGCGGCGTTGACGCGGGCGGGCGGCGTGCGGACGAATCCCTGA